Proteins encoded in a region of the Paenibacillus sp. W2I17 genome:
- a CDS encoding YheC/YheD family protein, with protein sequence MSTKKVTIQVTGSGILQDDVIMLGEGVLKALKIPSGRPLQLQFGSFRREVTVIPVPRYDGLRINQTVASKTGLVPRSVLRVSYRSASRTLRLGPYISVLVSQDYPDQPDRPFGSITMFCQELVNACRKQGAYVSFFTPEDIGAVTGYMKGWVYDDGWKKTVLPVADVVNNRLTSRKLENKPSVQHFMKEVKSLYGTQTFNEKFLDKNEVFDALKSISTLKRVLPESHLLKTSAMLKTMCNRHPVVFLKPVRGSLGKGIIRVSRQTDGSFLTLATGVGGTRKQTYTSLDKLYASMSGKMKTTRYQIQQGLTLIDNSGRPVDFRALVQKNRTGKWSVTSIVARIAGGSHYVSNLARGGSLSTVKDAVAKTQLSGSAKASAYAGLHTAALDIAKGIESAIPAHFGELGIDLALDTTGRVWLLEVNSKPSKNDNTPLSESKIRPSVKAMLEYSTYLAGF encoded by the coding sequence ATGTCCACTAAAAAAGTAACGATTCAGGTTACCGGCTCGGGCATCCTGCAGGACGACGTCATCATGCTGGGCGAAGGGGTGCTTAAGGCGCTTAAAATCCCTTCAGGAAGGCCGCTTCAGCTGCAATTTGGCTCTTTCCGCCGCGAAGTCACTGTTATTCCAGTACCAAGGTATGACGGGCTGCGCATCAATCAGACAGTTGCCAGCAAGACCGGTCTCGTTCCACGTTCGGTTCTGAGGGTATCCTATCGTTCAGCCAGCCGTACGCTTCGCCTTGGACCCTACATCAGTGTACTGGTTAGCCAGGATTATCCCGATCAGCCCGATCGGCCCTTTGGCTCCATCACGATGTTCTGTCAAGAACTGGTGAACGCCTGCCGTAAGCAAGGCGCCTATGTATCCTTTTTCACACCGGAGGATATTGGAGCGGTAACGGGTTATATGAAAGGCTGGGTGTATGATGACGGCTGGAAAAAGACTGTTCTGCCTGTAGCAGACGTCGTCAATAACCGGCTAACGTCCCGCAAGCTTGAGAACAAACCTAGCGTACAGCATTTTATGAAAGAAGTAAAATCGCTCTACGGCACGCAAACCTTCAATGAAAAGTTTCTGGACAAAAACGAAGTGTTTGACGCACTCAAGTCCATTTCAACGCTTAAACGAGTTCTTCCCGAGTCTCATTTGCTCAAGACGTCCGCCATGCTCAAGACGATGTGCAACCGACATCCGGTTGTATTTCTGAAGCCCGTACGCGGTTCTTTGGGCAAAGGGATCATCCGGGTCTCACGTCAGACTGACGGAAGCTTCCTGACTCTGGCGACTGGCGTCGGGGGTACCCGCAAACAAACGTATACTTCTCTGGATAAACTGTATGCCAGTATGTCTGGGAAAATGAAAACAACGCGTTATCAGATCCAACAAGGGCTGACTCTCATTGACAACAGTGGCAGACCCGTGGATTTCCGTGCGCTCGTGCAAAAAAACCGTACAGGTAAATGGAGTGTAACCTCCATCGTCGCCCGGATTGCAGGCGGGAGTCACTACGTATCCAATCTGGCACGGGGTGGAAGTCTCAGCACCGTCAAGGATGCTGTTGCCAAAACACAGTTGTCTGGATCAGCCAAAGCTTCCGCGTATGCAGGATTGCACACCGCAGCACTGGATATCGCCAAAGGGATTGAGAGTGCCATCCCTGCTCATTTTGGTGAACTTGGTATTGATCTGGCTCTGGACACCACTGGGCGCGTATGGCTGCTCGAAGTCAACTCCAAACCATCCAAGAATGATAATACACCACTGAGTGAGAGCAAGATCCGCCCTTCCGTCAAAGCCATGCTTGAATACTCTACGTACCTGGCGGGTTTTTGA